A single region of the Thermoleophilum album genome encodes:
- a CDS encoding glycosyltransferase has product MPWAEDAQLVYEHYHRYLWARQLVDAKTVIDLGSGEGFGSALLATRASQVIGIDIDRTAVEHATLNYPSPNLSFRVGSALDLRFLRPASYDVVVAFELIEHLDEQERALAEIKRVLKESGFLILSTPERNTYNVPGRPANPFHARELSFDEFTELLGEYFSDLAFFGQRPQAGSLIEPLSAKPGTRAHYERITKHGDEWALTPSPAPVYLLAIASDQPLDQFRDLAQRASLLADPMLELRRELEHKHSAALQQLELKQQEVAALSAELERLQQSAASAWEVEKIELKRELDERVRQVRDLVSSLSAAEKEAAANEAACAAAQAELARVRESVTWRLLQGARTALYRRIGYTSTPARVLQFTLRTIGRLAFARSRTTERADTPLEHAGTPSRVPPLTPSSRPVASLIVPVHNQQELTARCLEAIAVNSASIAYEIIVVDDGSGPQTRRWLERIPNIRLLRNESPAGFLKSVNWAAEVAAGKYLVILNNDTEPREGWLEALVERAESDPTIGAVGSRLVYPDGRLQEAGGIVWSDGTAWNFGHGDDPNNWRYLHMREVDYASAAALLVRADAWRKVGGFDERYAPCYYEDTDLCFALRDAGYRVVYEPRSVVVHVGGATHGVNPESGLKRYQTINRHKFSEKWAHALRDQPSFASAARARYASDRRQDVHVLYVDHRLPTWDRDAGSLRAKHIIDNLTQLGARVTVAAPWPASGERYAAVLRAQGVEVLGCDRDVVTELRESGHMYTHLWLSRPQVAAGILHEARRWAQQARIIYDTVDLHVVRERRRIEAANATPDGVAEWFLELECALAKVADVVVTVTQEERDAVIQVHRDATVVVVPNAHEVVGVPPPYEQRDSVLFIGSFEHEPNVGAALRLVRNVMPRVWKQCPNINVEIVGADPPREVAELAGPRVTVCGWVPDVTPLLNRALCLAAPLRFGAGLKGKVTQALAHGVPVVTTPIGAEGIAGDAVTGVLVAETDSELAAHLVTVSKNRKAWLELSGAAVRYGREHYSLDAQRLKVEQVLTSGQPASFQERSRASSAANTEPRRG; this is encoded by the coding sequence GTGCCCTGGGCTGAAGACGCTCAGCTCGTCTACGAGCACTACCACCGCTATCTCTGGGCGCGCCAGTTAGTCGACGCAAAGACAGTCATCGATCTCGGTTCTGGCGAAGGCTTTGGATCTGCGCTGCTCGCTACGCGGGCATCACAAGTCATCGGCATCGATATTGACCGAACGGCGGTTGAGCACGCAACTCTCAACTATCCCTCGCCAAACCTAAGCTTCCGTGTTGGTTCAGCGTTGGATTTAAGGTTTCTTCGACCTGCATCGTACGATGTCGTCGTTGCGTTCGAGCTCATCGAGCACTTAGACGAGCAAGAACGCGCGCTGGCTGAGATCAAACGCGTTCTCAAAGAATCCGGCTTCCTGATACTGTCGACTCCTGAGCGTAACACTTACAACGTTCCGGGCCGTCCCGCGAACCCGTTCCATGCGCGCGAACTCAGCTTCGACGAGTTCACGGAGTTGCTTGGCGAGTATTTTTCAGACCTGGCCTTTTTCGGGCAGCGGCCGCAAGCAGGCTCGCTCATCGAACCGCTATCGGCCAAACCAGGCACACGAGCGCATTATGAGCGCATCACGAAACACGGCGATGAATGGGCTCTGACTCCATCACCGGCGCCGGTCTACTTACTAGCAATCGCTAGCGACCAGCCGTTAGACCAATTCCGCGACCTCGCACAGCGTGCATCGCTGCTCGCGGACCCGATGCTGGAGCTCCGCCGTGAGCTGGAGCACAAGCACTCTGCAGCGCTCCAGCAACTCGAGCTGAAACAACAGGAAGTGGCGGCGTTGTCGGCCGAGTTGGAGCGCCTCCAACAGTCCGCCGCTTCGGCTTGGGAGGTCGAGAAGATCGAGCTGAAGCGTGAGCTGGACGAACGGGTGAGACAAGTCAGAGACCTGGTGTCCAGCCTGAGCGCCGCTGAAAAAGAAGCTGCTGCGAACGAAGCTGCGTGCGCAGCTGCTCAGGCAGAGCTCGCACGCGTCCGCGAGTCTGTGACCTGGCGTCTCCTCCAAGGCGCTCGCACCGCCCTGTACAGAAGGATCGGATACACCTCTACGCCTGCGCGCGTCCTGCAGTTCACGCTGCGCACCATCGGCAGGCTCGCCTTCGCACGCAGCAGAACGACCGAGAGAGCTGACACGCCCCTGGAGCATGCAGGCACCCCATCTCGTGTTCCACCTCTCACACCAAGCAGTCGGCCGGTCGCCTCACTGATCGTTCCTGTACACAATCAGCAAGAGCTCACCGCTCGTTGCCTAGAGGCCATTGCTGTCAACAGTGCGAGTATCGCCTACGAGATCATCGTGGTCGACGACGGCTCGGGTCCTCAGACGCGCCGATGGCTGGAACGGATCCCCAACATACGGCTGCTCAGGAATGAAAGCCCCGCAGGGTTCCTGAAGAGCGTCAATTGGGCCGCAGAGGTCGCAGCAGGCAAATATCTAGTGATACTGAACAACGATACCGAGCCCCGGGAGGGTTGGTTGGAGGCCCTGGTTGAACGCGCCGAAAGCGATCCCACGATAGGTGCAGTGGGTTCGCGCTTGGTGTATCCCGACGGACGCCTCCAGGAGGCTGGCGGCATAGTGTGGTCTGACGGGACCGCGTGGAATTTTGGTCACGGTGATGACCCAAACAACTGGCGATATCTGCACATGCGAGAAGTTGACTATGCAAGCGCGGCCGCTCTTTTGGTCAGAGCAGATGCGTGGCGCAAAGTCGGAGGTTTCGATGAGCGCTACGCCCCATGTTATTATGAGGATACTGATCTGTGCTTCGCCCTGCGCGACGCAGGCTATCGAGTTGTGTATGAGCCGCGCTCGGTGGTGGTGCACGTTGGCGGCGCAACCCACGGTGTCAACCCGGAGAGCGGGCTCAAACGCTATCAAACAATCAACCGGCATAAATTTTCTGAGAAGTGGGCCCACGCATTACGTGATCAGCCCAGCTTCGCGTCGGCCGCTCGCGCTCGCTATGCGTCGGATCGCAGGCAGGATGTTCACGTACTCTACGTTGATCATCGGCTTCCTACTTGGGACCGCGATGCCGGGTCCCTTCGCGCCAAGCACATCATCGACAACCTTACACAGCTTGGTGCACGGGTGACGGTCGCTGCTCCGTGGCCGGCATCCGGTGAGCGCTATGCCGCGGTCCTACGAGCGCAGGGAGTGGAAGTGCTGGGATGCGATCGCGACGTCGTCACCGAGCTGCGCGAGTCGGGTCACATGTATACGCACCTGTGGCTAAGCAGACCCCAGGTTGCCGCGGGCATTCTGCATGAAGCGCGCCGTTGGGCCCAACAAGCGCGTATCATCTACGACACAGTCGATCTTCACGTTGTAAGAGAGCGTCGGCGGATAGAAGCGGCAAATGCTACACCCGATGGCGTGGCGGAATGGTTTCTCGAGCTTGAGTGTGCGCTTGCGAAGGTGGCGGATGTCGTCGTGACAGTAACACAGGAGGAGCGCGATGCGGTCATCCAAGTGCATCGTGACGCAACGGTAGTCGTCGTACCGAACGCGCATGAGGTCGTGGGGGTGCCTCCACCATATGAACAGCGCGATTCCGTGCTGTTTATTGGCAGTTTCGAACACGAGCCGAACGTTGGAGCCGCGTTGCGGCTCGTGCGGAACGTGATGCCGCGTGTGTGGAAACAGTGTCCCAACATCAACGTTGAGATCGTTGGCGCCGATCCACCGCGAGAGGTGGCGGAACTTGCGGGTCCGCGAGTCACAGTGTGCGGCTGGGTTCCGGACGTCACGCCGCTCCTGAATAGGGCTCTGTGTCTTGCTGCGCCATTGAGGTTCGGCGCAGGGTTGAAAGGGAAGGTGACGCAAGCGCTCGCGCACGGGGTGCCCGTTGTTACGACGCCGATCGGCGCAGAGGGCATCGCCGGGGACGCGGTAACGGGGGTTCTAGTAGCTGAGACAGACAGTGAACTTGCTGCCCACTTAGTGACTGTGAGCAAAAATAGAAAAGCTTGGTTGGAGCTCTCAGGGGCAGCGGTGCGATACGGTCGAGAGCATTACTCGCTCGACGCACAGAGGTTAAAGGTTGAGCAGGTACTCACATCAGGCCAGCCAGCATCGTTCCAGGAGCGTTCTCGAGCCTCCTCCGCCGCTAATACAGAGCCACGTAGGGGCTGA
- a CDS encoding vitamin B12-dependent ribonucleotide reductase — translation MSRTKSAIQLSIRCADKGLAIERRFTRPGVHPFDEVEWELRDAVIGDPQNPAFRQEGVEFPKFWSQNATNIVAQKYFRGRLDSPEREHSVKQMIGRVAGTITRWGRELGYFASDEDADAFEAELTYILLHQMAAFNSPVWFNVGFEENPQCSACFILSVEDTMESILEWNTKEGLIFRGGSGSGINLSRIRSSKEQLSKGGYASGPVSFMRGADAWAGTIKSGGKTRRAAKMVVLDVDHPDIREFIWCKAREEEKARVLRDAGFDMSIDGEDFASIQYQNANNSVRVSDEFMRRAERGEEWELTARTTGEVIERVNARELLREMAEAAWRCADPGIQYDTTINDWHTCPNSGRINASNPCSEYMHVDDSACNLASINLLKFRRADGSFDVDAFAHVVEVMILAQEIIVTPSSYPTDEIARNARAFRQLGLGYANLGALLMANALPYDSDEGRALCAAITALMTARAYRTSAEIAAAIGPYERFAENREPHLRVMRKHMAAAYAIPDRHCPDHDLLTAARDAWEDAVDAGERHGYRNAQATVLAPTGTISFLMDCDTTGIEPDFSLVKVKELVGGGRMTIVNRTVPLALRTLGYADHEIEAIESYLREHGTIVGAPGLREEHLPVFDVAVGERAISPEGHLKMMAAAQPFLSGAISKTVNLPEDTTAEEIERLYIEGWKLGLKALAIYRDGSKTAQALRTSKDAKRSAATGSGSAGEEWRPVRRRMPRERQSITHKFSIAGHEGYITAGMYEDGTVGEIFLTDIGKEGSTLRGMMNAFATAISIALQYGVPLETLVRKFSYMRFDPEGITTNPEIPFAKSLPDYIMRWLASRFLDVDIQEELGILTPAVRERKARQEALLRGDTAGPVMGSEGDGSGSGANGANGVNGAAKLGSPAPTAAEGRTGGGALPAAAALTDEPPTVPAKLSGLDLGPACRECGGIMQRTGSCYTCSSCGNNTGCG, via the coding sequence ATGTCCCGCACAAAGAGCGCCATCCAACTGTCGATCCGCTGCGCCGACAAGGGCCTCGCGATCGAGCGGCGCTTCACGCGGCCGGGCGTTCACCCGTTCGACGAGGTCGAGTGGGAGCTGCGCGATGCAGTGATCGGCGACCCGCAGAACCCGGCGTTCCGTCAGGAAGGTGTCGAGTTCCCGAAGTTCTGGTCGCAGAACGCCACGAACATCGTCGCTCAGAAGTACTTCCGCGGGCGTCTCGACTCGCCCGAGCGCGAGCACTCGGTAAAGCAGATGATCGGCCGGGTCGCAGGGACGATCACACGCTGGGGCCGTGAGCTCGGCTACTTCGCCAGCGACGAGGATGCGGACGCCTTCGAGGCCGAGCTGACGTACATCCTCCTCCACCAGATGGCGGCGTTCAACTCGCCGGTGTGGTTCAACGTCGGTTTCGAGGAGAACCCGCAGTGCTCGGCCTGCTTCATCCTCTCGGTCGAGGACACGATGGAGTCGATCCTCGAGTGGAACACCAAGGAAGGTTTGATCTTCCGCGGCGGTTCCGGCTCGGGGATCAACCTGTCGCGTATCCGCAGCTCCAAGGAGCAGCTCTCCAAGGGCGGCTACGCCAGTGGTCCCGTGTCGTTCATGCGCGGCGCCGACGCCTGGGCGGGCACGATCAAGTCGGGTGGCAAGACGCGGCGCGCCGCCAAGATGGTGGTGCTCGACGTCGACCACCCCGACATCCGCGAGTTCATCTGGTGCAAGGCGCGCGAGGAAGAGAAGGCGCGCGTTTTGCGCGACGCCGGCTTCGACATGTCGATCGACGGCGAGGACTTCGCCTCGATCCAGTATCAGAACGCGAACAACTCGGTGCGCGTAAGCGACGAATTCATGCGCCGCGCCGAGCGGGGCGAAGAGTGGGAGCTGACGGCGCGCACCACCGGCGAGGTGATCGAGCGCGTCAACGCTCGCGAGCTGTTGCGCGAGATGGCGGAGGCGGCGTGGCGCTGCGCCGACCCGGGCATCCAGTACGACACCACGATCAACGACTGGCACACCTGCCCTAACTCAGGTCGGATCAACGCCTCCAACCCCTGCTCCGAGTACATGCACGTCGACGACTCGGCGTGCAACCTCGCCTCGATCAACTTGCTGAAGTTCCGGCGCGCCGACGGCTCTTTCGACGTCGATGCGTTCGCCCACGTCGTCGAGGTGATGATCCTCGCGCAGGAGATCATCGTCACGCCTTCGAGCTACCCGACCGACGAGATCGCGCGCAACGCACGCGCGTTCCGCCAGCTCGGTCTTGGCTACGCCAACCTTGGTGCGCTGCTGATGGCCAACGCCCTCCCCTACGACTCCGACGAGGGTCGGGCGTTGTGCGCGGCGATCACCGCGCTGATGACAGCGCGCGCGTACCGTACGTCGGCCGAGATCGCGGCGGCGATCGGGCCTTACGAGCGCTTCGCGGAAAACCGCGAGCCGCATCTGCGCGTGATGCGCAAGCACATGGCCGCGGCTTACGCGATCCCCGATCGTCACTGCCCCGATCACGATCTGTTGACAGCTGCGCGCGATGCGTGGGAGGACGCGGTCGATGCCGGCGAGCGCCACGGCTATCGCAACGCGCAGGCGACCGTGCTCGCCCCGACGGGAACGATCTCGTTCCTGATGGACTGCGACACCACCGGCATCGAGCCGGACTTCTCGCTCGTGAAGGTGAAGGAACTCGTCGGCGGCGGGCGGATGACGATCGTCAACCGCACGGTGCCGCTGGCGCTACGGACGCTCGGCTACGCCGACCACGAGATCGAGGCGATCGAGTCGTACCTGCGCGAGCACGGAACGATCGTCGGTGCTCCCGGCTTGCGTGAAGAGCACCTGCCGGTGTTCGACGTGGCGGTCGGTGAGCGTGCGATCTCGCCGGAGGGCCACTTGAAGATGATGGCAGCGGCCCAGCCTTTCCTCTCGGGCGCCATCTCGAAGACGGTGAACCTGCCCGAGGACACCACCGCCGAGGAGATCGAGCGCCTTTACATCGAGGGTTGGAAGCTCGGCCTTAAGGCGCTCGCTATTTACCGCGACGGTTCGAAGACGGCGCAGGCGCTGCGCACGAGCAAGGATGCGAAGCGCTCGGCCGCGACCGGTTCGGGGTCGGCAGGGGAAGAGTGGCGCCCGGTGCGGCGGCGGATGCCGCGCGAACGGCAGTCGATCACGCACAAGTTCTCGATCGCCGGCCACGAGGGGTACATCACCGCCGGCATGTACGAGGACGGCACGGTCGGCGAGATCTTCCTCACCGACATCGGCAAGGAAGGCTCGACGCTGCGCGGCATGATGAACGCCTTTGCGACGGCGATCTCGATCGCGCTCCAGTACGGCGTGCCGCTCGAGACGCTGGTGCGCAAGTTCAGCTACATGCGCTTCGATCCCGAAGGGATCACGACGAACCCCGAGATCCCGTTCGCAAAGTCGCTGCCCGACTACATCATGCGCTGGCTGGCGTCGCGCTTCCTCGATGTCGACATCCAGGAGGAGCTCGGCATCCTCACGCCAGCGGTGCGCGAGCGCAAGGCGCGGCAGGAGGCGCTGTTGCGCGGCGACACCGCGGGCCCGGTAATGGGCTCGGAGGGCGACGGCTCTGGCAGCGGTGCGAACGGTGCCAACGGGGTGAACGGCGCGGCCAAGCTCGGGAGCCCTGCCCCGACCGCTGCCGAAGGCCGTACCGGCGGTGGGGCACTGCCAGCTGCTGCAGCCCTTACCGATGAGCCGCCGACGGTTCCAGCGAAGCTGAGCGGCCTCGATCTCGGCCCGGCATGCCGAGAGTGTGGCGGAATCATGCAGCGCACCGGCTCCTGCTACACCTGCTCGAGCTGCGGTAATAACACCGGTTGCGGCTAG
- a CDS encoding ABC transporter permease, producing the protein MKLTAGDGTAVLDEPLTASVATYGPPYDPRPEIVGSDPRRFVGLVLTLAINDFKLRFFGSVLGYVWSLVRPLLLFGVLYAIFTHVIRFGGDIKFYPVYLLTALVMFNFFAEATNRCVTCLLESESLIRKVRFPRLAIPVSVVTSSLLNLVLALAAVMVFYAAQGVEPTWRWLELPLFVLVLALFALGCGMLLSVLYVRFRDVQPIWEVALQVLFYGSPVLYVLTVAPEAIQRKLLANPIACVLTEMRHAMIDPTAPDLFAAIGPNWHLVVPAAILVGTLALGTYLFAREARTAAERL; encoded by the coding sequence ATGAAACTGACAGCAGGCGATGGCACAGCGGTGCTCGACGAGCCACTGACGGCAAGCGTCGCCACGTACGGCCCTCCCTACGACCCGCGCCCCGAGATCGTCGGCAGCGACCCGCGCCGCTTCGTGGGGCTGGTGCTGACGCTCGCCATCAACGACTTCAAGCTGCGCTTCTTCGGCTCGGTGCTCGGCTACGTCTGGTCGCTGGTGCGCCCGCTGCTTCTGTTCGGCGTCCTCTACGCGATCTTCACGCACGTCATCCGTTTCGGCGGCGACATCAAGTTCTACCCCGTCTACCTGCTGACAGCGCTCGTGATGTTCAACTTCTTCGCCGAGGCGACCAACCGCTGCGTCACCTGTCTGCTCGAGAGCGAAAGCCTGATCCGCAAGGTGCGCTTCCCGCGCCTCGCGATCCCCGTGAGCGTCGTCACGAGCAGCCTGCTCAACCTGGTGCTGGCCCTCGCGGCGGTGATGGTCTTCTACGCAGCCCAGGGGGTCGAGCCCACCTGGCGGTGGCTCGAGCTGCCGCTGTTCGTGCTCGTGCTCGCGCTGTTCGCCCTCGGTTGCGGGATGTTGCTGTCGGTGCTGTACGTGCGCTTCCGTGACGTGCAGCCGATCTGGGAAGTAGCGCTGCAGGTGCTCTTCTACGGCTCGCCCGTGCTCTACGTGTTGACCGTCGCTCCCGAGGCGATCCAGCGCAAACTGCTCGCCAATCCCATAGCGTGCGTCTTGACCGAGATGCGTCACGCGATGATCGACCCGACAGCACCCGATCTCTTCGCGGCGATCGGACCGAATTGGCACCTCGTCGTTCCCGCCGCGATCCTCGTCGGCACGCTGGCGCTCGGCACCTATCTCTTCGCCCGCGAAGCGCGCACGGCTGCGGAACGGTTGTGA
- a CDS encoding MgtC/SapB family protein, producing MRGIGIDNWELVARLALAVVLCGLVGLEREARDQPAGLRTHILVGLGSALFTLVSAYAFGEFRRAQPGPGGTVVSYYDPTRIAAQIVAGIGFLGAGAIIRQGINVRGLTTAAALWISAAVGMAAGAGFYLGAVATTVFALVALVGLRSLRERLAATVRRDFVLLEVALASAASLHLVLSFLAEEGIDVEGLRSARGDDRTAYVLELRVPPGCQFPTVLDALRALDGVLQADATGVRARH from the coding sequence GTGAGGGGCATCGGTATCGACAACTGGGAACTCGTGGCGCGCCTCGCGCTGGCGGTCGTGCTGTGCGGGCTGGTGGGTCTGGAGCGCGAGGCGCGCGACCAGCCGGCAGGTCTGCGCACGCACATTTTGGTGGGCTTGGGGTCGGCGCTGTTCACGCTCGTCTCGGCCTACGCGTTCGGCGAGTTTCGCCGTGCCCAGCCGGGCCCGGGAGGCACGGTCGTGTCGTACTACGACCCGACCCGCATCGCCGCCCAGATCGTCGCTGGCATCGGTTTCCTTGGTGCTGGCGCGATCATCCGCCAGGGCATCAATGTCCGCGGCTTGACCACTGCCGCGGCACTGTGGATTTCAGCGGCGGTGGGAATGGCGGCCGGCGCGGGTTTCTACCTCGGCGCGGTCGCGACGACGGTGTTCGCGCTGGTAGCGCTGGTCGGTTTGCGCAGCTTGCGCGAGCGTCTCGCCGCCACCGTGCGCCGCGATTTCGTGCTGCTCGAGGTTGCGCTGGCTAGCGCGGCGTCGCTCCACCTCGTGCTCTCGTTTCTCGCCGAGGAGGGCATCGACGTCGAGGGTTTGCGCAGCGCGCGGGGCGACGACCGAACCGCGTACGTCCTCGAGTTGCGGGTGCCGCCCGGGTGCCAGTTCCCAACGGTGCTCGATGCGTTGCGGGCCCTTGACGGCGTCCTGCAAGCCGACGCGACCGGCGTTCGCGCTCGCCACTAG
- a CDS encoding LLM class flavin-dependent oxidoreductase, producing MSEGEPREERGRRVRLGVLDQAPISEGIEPAQALRNSLDLARRCDELGYHRYWVAEHHATPSLACASPEALIGPIAQSTHRIRVGSGGVMLPHYSPLKVAETFSTFAGLFPGRIDLGIGRAPGTDPITAYALQRDRRQPAPDDFPEQLTELLGYLRDGLPSDHPFARYARLLPGLPERPEIWLLGSSPQSAVWAAELGLPYAFADFINPHGSAIVADYRLRCVQRGIEPRVAVGVLALCAETDDQAERLAAPARMLGSLLRRGQLIPVPTVERALAYLAGRPRRPGASGRRAIIGSPATVKRGLEDVAREYHADELILLTICHDHADRVRSYELISEAFGLDSAPQHPPRAANVTGAAQ from the coding sequence ATGAGTGAGGGCGAGCCGCGGGAAGAGCGGGGGCGACGTGTGCGACTGGGAGTCCTCGACCAAGCCCCGATCTCCGAGGGGATCGAGCCAGCGCAGGCGCTTCGCAACTCGCTTGATCTCGCCCGCCGCTGCGACGAGCTCGGCTACCACCGCTACTGGGTCGCCGAGCACCACGCCACCCCGTCGCTAGCGTGCGCGAGCCCCGAAGCGCTGATCGGACCGATCGCCCAATCCACGCACCGGATCCGCGTTGGAAGTGGCGGCGTGATGCTGCCCCACTACAGCCCCCTCAAAGTCGCAGAAACGTTCAGTACGTTCGCTGGCCTGTTTCCGGGGCGGATCGACCTCGGCATCGGCCGTGCCCCGGGGACCGACCCGATCACCGCCTACGCCCTCCAGCGCGACCGCCGCCAACCAGCGCCAGACGACTTTCCCGAACAGCTCACCGAGCTCCTCGGCTATCTGCGCGACGGTTTGCCCAGCGACCACCCCTTTGCCCGCTACGCACGCTTGCTACCTGGGCTTCCCGAGCGCCCTGAGATCTGGCTGCTCGGCTCCTCACCCCAAAGCGCCGTCTGGGCCGCCGAGCTCGGGTTGCCATACGCCTTCGCTGACTTCATCAACCCGCACGGGAGCGCGATCGTTGCCGACTACCGGCTGCGCTGCGTCCAGCGTGGCATCGAACCGCGCGTGGCGGTCGGCGTCCTGGCGCTCTGTGCCGAGACCGACGACCAGGCTGAGCGTCTCGCCGCGCCCGCCCGCATGCTCGGCTCGCTCTTGCGCCGCGGGCAGCTGATCCCCGTGCCGACCGTCGAACGCGCCCTCGCCTACCTGGCTGGCCGTCCCCGCCGCCCCGGAGCGAGCGGTCGGCGCGCGATCATCGGCTCACCCGCCACGGTCAAACGCGGGCTAGAAGACGTAGCGCGGGAGTACCACGCTGACGAGCTGATCCTGCTCACGATCTGTCACGACCACGCCGACCGTGTGCGCTCGTACGAGCTGATAAGCGAAGCGTTCGGTCTCGACAGCGCGCCGCAGCACCCTCCGCGGGCAGCGAATGTGACCGGGGCTGCGCAGTAG
- a CDS encoding polysaccharide ABC transporter ATP-binding protein: MNDHPTSAPALEIERATKSFVVSRHHFSTLKERVLHPRKAREVQRRTVLEDISLSVARGEFFGIVGRNGSGKSTLLKCIAGIYQLDRGRIRVYGRLAPFIELGVGFNYELTARDNILTNAVMLGLSRREARRRFDAIIDFAELRDFVDLKLKNYSSGMAVRLAFSVAIQVDADILLVDEVLAVGDAAFQQKCFAEFLRMRREGRTVLFVTHDMASLTRFCERAMLIEGGRCIELGPAEVVARRYNEVNFGRLDDSQLATPGRHLKAVWFEDEEGRRTTHSEQGGQIAVCCEISPPPHDESAGPLALKVTLRNDVRHTIVVLDTRAPNCKGGESLERLVAGGEPFVARLLFPCQLAPSAYSATVDLLQGDRPVDRLEDAAAVTVHARFFSGGVWDAPFEVAVSGTRVPA, from the coding sequence ATGAACGACCACCCGACGTCCGCACCGGCCCTCGAAATCGAGCGCGCCACGAAGAGTTTTGTGGTCTCGCGCCACCACTTCTCGACCCTCAAAGAGCGCGTGCTTCATCCACGCAAGGCGCGCGAAGTACAGCGCCGCACCGTCCTCGAAGACATCTCGTTGTCGGTCGCGCGCGGCGAGTTTTTCGGGATCGTCGGTCGCAACGGCAGCGGCAAAAGCACGCTGCTCAAGTGCATCGCTGGCATCTACCAGCTCGACCGCGGGCGCATCCGAGTGTACGGGCGGCTCGCCCCCTTCATCGAGCTCGGTGTCGGCTTCAACTACGAGCTCACCGCCCGCGACAACATCCTCACCAACGCTGTCATGCTCGGGCTCTCGCGACGCGAGGCGCGGCGTCGCTTCGACGCGATCATCGACTTCGCCGAGCTGCGCGACTTCGTCGACCTCAAGCTCAAGAACTACAGCTCGGGGATGGCCGTTCGGCTCGCCTTCTCGGTGGCCATCCAGGTTGATGCCGACATCCTCTTGGTCGACGAGGTACTGGCCGTCGGCGACGCCGCGTTCCAGCAGAAGTGTTTCGCCGAGTTCCTGCGGATGCGCCGCGAAGGGCGCACCGTGCTGTTCGTGACGCACGACATGGCGAGCCTCACACGGTTCTGCGAGCGGGCGATGCTGATTGAGGGTGGCCGCTGCATCGAGCTCGGACCCGCCGAGGTCGTCGCCCGGCGCTACAACGAGGTCAACTTCGGCCGTCTCGACGACTCCCAGCTTGCGACACCCGGCCGCCACCTCAAAGCGGTCTGGTTCGAGGACGAGGAGGGACGACGCACCACCCACAGCGAGCAGGGCGGGCAGATAGCGGTGTGCTGCGAGATATCTCCGCCACCGCACGACGAGAGCGCCGGCCCCCTGGCCCTCAAGGTCACGCTCCGCAACGACGTGCGCCACACCATCGTGGTGCTCGACACACGCGCCCCCAACTGCAAGGGGGGCGAGAGCCTCGAGCGGCTCGTGGCGGGTGGCGAGCCGTTCGTGGCGCGACTCCTCTTCCCCTGTCAGCTCGCGCCCAGCGCCTACTCGGCCACCGTCGACCTGCTGCAAGGCGACCGCCCGGTCGACCGTCTCGAAGACGCCGCCGCTGTCACCGTGCACGCACGCTTTTTCTCGGGCGGCGTGTGGGACGCGCCGTTCGAAGTGGCGGTGAGCGGAACTCGCGTGCCCGCCTAG